In a genomic window of Octopus sinensis linkage group LG16, ASM634580v1, whole genome shotgun sequence:
- the LOC115220321 gene encoding nucleolar protein dao-5 isoform X23: protein MSGIEKVAPLLLRGSKQMRFPIRVFCDKISSESVTKDVPTKDVPIKDVPTKDVPTKDVPTKDVPAKDLAAKDVPAKDLAAKDLAAKDVAAKDVATKDVPAKDVPVKDVPAKEVPAKDVATKDVPVKDVAAKDVAAKDVPVKDVPAKDVPAKEVPTKDVAAKEVPAKGVPAKDVAVEDVAAKDVAAKDVPVKDVAAKGVPAKDVAVEDVAAKDVPAKGVPAKDVASKDVAAKVVAAKDVAAKDVPAKDVPAKDVPVKDVPAKDVAAKDVPVIDVAAKDVPVKDVAAKDVPVKDVAAKGVPAKDVAAKDVPAKDVPAKDVPVKDVAAKDVPAKDVAVKDVAAKGVPAKDVAVENVAAKDVAAKDVPVKDVPAKDVPAKDVPVKDVAAKDVPVIDVPVIDVAAKDVPAKDVPVIDVAAKDVPVKDVAVKDVPAKDVAAKDVPVKDVPAKDVAAKDVAAKDVPAKDVAAKDVAAKDVAAKDVPAKDVPVIDVPVKDVPVKDVAAKDLPAKDVAAKDVAAKDVAVKDVPAKDVAAKDVPVKDVPAKDAPTNDALDFQVLAEDIDNASFKCKEYFEHNPMTFYDIESGMAKYRAPQPTPVHN from the exons ATGTCTGGGATTGAAAAAGTCGCTCCTTTACTGTTAAGGGGATCAAAGCAAATGAGATTTCCGATACgg gTATTTTGTGATAAGATTTCTTCTGAAAGTGTTACAAAAGATGTACCTACAAAAGATGTACCTATAAAAGATGTACCTACAAAAGATGTACCTACAAAAGATGTACCTACAAAAGATGTACCTGCAAAAGATTTAGCTGCAAAAGATGTACCTGCAAAAGATTTAGCTGCAAAAGATTTAGCTGCAAAAGATGTAGCTGCAAAAGATGTAGCTACAAAAGATGTACCTGCAAAAGATGTACCTGTAAAAGATGTACCTGCAAAAGAGGTACCTGCAAAAGATGTAGCTACAAAAGATGTACCTGTAAAAGATGTAGCTGCAAAAGATGTAGCTGCAAAAGATGTACCTGTAAAAGAT GTACCTGCAAAAGATGTACCTGCAAAAGAGGTACCTACAAAAGATGTAGCTGCAAAAGAGGTACCTGCAAAAGGTGTACCTGCAAAAGATGTAGCTGTAGAAGATGTAGCTGCAAAAG ATGTAGCTGCAAAAGATGTACCCGTAAAAGATGTAGCTGCAAAAGGTGTACCTGCAAAAGATGTAGCTGTAGAAGATGTAGCTGCAAAAGATGTACCTGCAAAAGGTGTACCTGCAAAAGATGTAGCTTCAAAAGATGTAGCTGCAAAAGTTGTAGCTGCAAAAGATGTAGCTGCAAAAGATGTACCTGCAAAAGATGTACCTGCAAAAGATGTACCTGTAAAAGATGTACCTGCAAAAGATGTGGCTGCAAAAGATGTACCTGTAATAGATGTAGCTGCAAAAGATGTACCCGTAAAAGATGTAGCTGCAAAAGATGTACCCGTAAAAGATGTAGCTGCAAAAGGTGTACCTGCAAAAGATGTAGCTGCAAAAGATGTACCTGCAAAAGATGTACCTGCAAAAGATGTACCTGTAAAAGATGTGGCTGCAAAAGATGTACCTGCAAAAGATGTAGCTGTAAAAGATGTAGCTGCAAAAGGTGTACCTGCAAAAGATGTAGCTGTAGAAAATGTAGCTGCAAAAGATGTAGCTGCAAAAGATGTACCTGTAAAAGATGTACCTGCAAAAGATGTACCTGCAAAAGATGTACCTGTAAAAGATGTAGCTGCAAAAGATGTACCTGTAATAGATGTACCTGTAATAGATGTAGCTGCAAAAGATGTACCTGCAAAAGATGTACCTGTAATAGATGTAGCTGCAAAAGATGTACCCGTAAAAGATGTAGCTGTAAAAGATGTACCTGCAAAAGATGTGGCTGCAAAAGATGTACCTGTAAAAGATGTACCTGCAAAAGATGTGGCTGCAAAAGATGTGGCTGCAAAAGATGTACCTGCAAAAGATGTAGCTGCAAAAGATGTAGCTGCAAAAGATGTAGCTGCAAAAGATGTACCTGCAAAAGATGTACCTGTAATAGATGTACCTGTAAAAGATGTACCTGTAAAAGATGTAGCTGCAAAAGATTTACCTGCAAAAGATGTGGCTGCAAAAGATGTGGCTGCAAAAGATGTAGCTGTAAAAGATGTACCTGCAAAAGATGTAGCTGCAAAAGATGTACCTGTAAAAGATGTACCTGCAAAAGATGCCCCTACAAATGATGCACTTGACTTCCAAG ttttggCAGAAGATATCGACAATGCTTCTttcaaatgtaaagaatattttgaacATAATCCTATGACGTTTTATGATATTGAATCGGGAATGGCAAAATACCGGGCACCACAACCAACTCCAGTTCACAATTAA
- the LOC115220321 gene encoding nucleolar protein dao-5 isoform X17, whose amino-acid sequence MSGIEKVAPLLLRGSKQMRFPIRVFCDKISSESVTKDVPTKDVPIKDVPTKDVPTKDVPTKDVPAKDLAAKDVPAKDLAAKDLAAKDVAAKDVATKDVPAKDVPVKDVPAKEVPAKDVATKDVPVKDVAAKDVAAKDVPVKDVPAKDVPAKEVPTKDVAAKEVPAKGVPAKDVAVEDVAAKDVPAKDVPAKDVAAKDVPAKDVAAKDVPAKDVAAKDVPVIDVAAKDVPVKDVAAKGVPAKDVAVEDVAAKDVPAKGVPAKDVASKDVAAKVVAAKDVAAKDVPAKDVPAKDVPVKDVPAKDVAAKDVPVIDVAAKDVPVKDVAAKDVPVKDVAAKGVPAKDVAAKDVPAKDVPAKDVPVKDVAAKDVPAKDVAVKDVAAKGVPAKDVAVENVAAKDVAAKDVPVKDVPAKDVPAKDVPVKDVAAKDVPVIDVPVIDVAAKDVPAKDVPVIDVAAKDVPVKDVAVKDVPAKDVAAKDVPVKDVPAKDVAAKDVAAKDVPAKDVAAKDVAAKDVAAKDVPAKDVPVIDVPVKDVPVKDVAAKDLPAKDVAAKDVAAKDVAVKDVPAKDVAAKDVPVKDVPAKDAPTNDALDFQVLAEDIDNASFKCKEYFEHNPMTFYDIESGMAKYRAPQPTPVHN is encoded by the exons ATGTCTGGGATTGAAAAAGTCGCTCCTTTACTGTTAAGGGGATCAAAGCAAATGAGATTTCCGATACgg gTATTTTGTGATAAGATTTCTTCTGAAAGTGTTACAAAAGATGTACCTACAAAAGATGTACCTATAAAAGATGTACCTACAAAAGATGTACCTACAAAAGATGTACCTACAAAAGATGTACCTGCAAAAGATTTAGCTGCAAAAGATGTACCTGCAAAAGATTTAGCTGCAAAAGATTTAGCTGCAAAAGATGTAGCTGCAAAAGATGTAGCTACAAAAGATGTACCTGCAAAAGATGTACCTGTAAAAGATGTACCTGCAAAAGAGGTACCTGCAAAAGATGTAGCTACAAAAGATGTACCTGTAAAAGATGTAGCTGCAAAAGATGTAGCTGCAAAAGATGTACCTGTAAAAGAT GTACCTGCAAAAGATGTACCTGCAAAAGAGGTACCTACAAAAGATGTAGCTGCAAAAGAGGTACCTGCAAAAGGTGTACCTGCAAAAGATGTAGCTGTAGAAGATGTAGCTGCAAAAG ATGTACCTGCAAAAGATGTACCTGCAAAAGATGTAGCTGCAAAAGATGTACCTGCAAAAGATGTGGCTGCAAAAGATGTACCTGCAAAAGATGTAGCTGCAAAAGATGTACCTGTAATAGATGTAGCTGCAAAAGATGTACCCGTAAAAGATGTAGCTGCAAAAGGTGTACCTGCAAAAGATGTAGCTGTAGAAGATGTAGCTGCAAAAGATGTACCTGCAAAAGGTGTACCTGCAAAAGATGTAGCTTCAAAAGATGTAGCTGCAAAAGTTGTAGCTGCAAAAGATGTAGCTGCAAAAGATGTACCTGCAAAAGATGTACCTGCAAAAGATGTACCTGTAAAAGATGTACCTGCAAAAGATGTGGCTGCAAAAGATGTACCTGTAATAGATGTAGCTGCAAAAGATGTACCCGTAAAAGATGTAGCTGCAAAAGATGTACCCGTAAAAGATGTAGCTGCAAAAGGTGTACCTGCAAAAGATGTAGCTGCAAAAGATGTACCTGCAAAAGATGTACCTGCAAAAGATGTACCTGTAAAAGATGTGGCTGCAAAAGATGTACCTGCAAAAGATGTAGCTGTAAAAGATGTAGCTGCAAAAGGTGTACCTGCAAAAGATGTAGCTGTAGAAAATGTAGCTGCAAAAGATGTAGCTGCAAAAGATGTACCTGTAAAAGATGTACCTGCAAAAGATGTACCTGCAAAAGATGTACCTGTAAAAGATGTAGCTGCAAAAGATGTACCTGTAATAGATGTACCTGTAATAGATGTAGCTGCAAAAGATGTACCTGCAAAAGATGTACCTGTAATAGATGTAGCTGCAAAAGATGTACCCGTAAAAGATGTAGCTGTAAAAGATGTACCTGCAAAAGATGTGGCTGCAAAAGATGTACCTGTAAAAGATGTACCTGCAAAAGATGTGGCTGCAAAAGATGTGGCTGCAAAAGATGTACCTGCAAAAGATGTAGCTGCAAAAGATGTAGCTGCAAAAGATGTAGCTGCAAAAGATGTACCTGCAAAAGATGTACCTGTAATAGATGTACCTGTAAAAGATGTACCTGTAAAAGATGTAGCTGCAAAAGATTTACCTGCAAAAGATGTGGCTGCAAAAGATGTGGCTGCAAAAGATGTAGCTGTAAAAGATGTACCTGCAAAAGATGTAGCTGCAAAAGATGTACCTGTAAAAGATGTACCTGCAAAAGATGCCCCTACAAATGATGCACTTGACTTCCAAG ttttggCAGAAGATATCGACAATGCTTCTttcaaatgtaaagaatattttgaacATAATCCTATGACGTTTTATGATATTGAATCGGGAATGGCAAAATACCGGGCACCACAACCAACTCCAGTTCACAATTAA
- the LOC115220321 gene encoding nucleolar protein dao-5 isoform X26, with amino-acid sequence MSGIEKVAPLLLRGSKQMRFPIRVFCDKISSESVTKDVPTKDVPIKDVPTKDVPTKDVPTKDVPAKDLAAKDVPAKDLAAKDLAAKDVAAKDVATKDVPAKDVPVKDVPAKEVPAKDVATKDVPVKDVAAKDVAAKDVPVKDVPAKDVPAKEVPTKDVAAKEVPAKGVPAKDVAVEDVAAKDVAAKGVPAKDVAVEDVAAKDVPAKGVPAKDVASKDVAAKVVAAKDVAAKDVPAKDVPAKDVPVKDVPAKDVAAKDVPVIDVAAKDVPVKDVAAKDVPVKDVAAKGVPAKDVAAKDVPAKDVPAKDVPVKDVAAKDVPAKDVAVKDVAAKGVPAKDVAVENVAAKDVAAKDVPVKDVPAKDVPAKDVPVKDVAAKDVPVIDVPVIDVAAKDVPAKDVPVIDVAAKDVPVKDVAVKDVPAKDVAAKDVPVKDVPAKDVAAKDVAAKDVPAKDVAAKDVAAKDVAAKDVPAKDVPVIDVPVKDVPVKDVAAKDLPAKDVAAKDVAAKDVAVKDVPAKDVAAKDVPVKDVPAKDAPTNDALDFQVLAEDIDNASFKCKEYFEHNPMTFYDIESGMAKYRAPQPTPVHN; translated from the exons ATGTCTGGGATTGAAAAAGTCGCTCCTTTACTGTTAAGGGGATCAAAGCAAATGAGATTTCCGATACgg gTATTTTGTGATAAGATTTCTTCTGAAAGTGTTACAAAAGATGTACCTACAAAAGATGTACCTATAAAAGATGTACCTACAAAAGATGTACCTACAAAAGATGTACCTACAAAAGATGTACCTGCAAAAGATTTAGCTGCAAAAGATGTACCTGCAAAAGATTTAGCTGCAAAAGATTTAGCTGCAAAAGATGTAGCTGCAAAAGATGTAGCTACAAAAGATGTACCTGCAAAAGATGTACCTGTAAAAGATGTACCTGCAAAAGAGGTACCTGCAAAAGATGTAGCTACAAAAGATGTACCTGTAAAAGATGTAGCTGCAAAAGATGTAGCTGCAAAAGATGTACCTGTAAAAGAT GTACCTGCAAAAGATGTACCTGCAAAAGAGGTACCTACAAAAGATGTAGCTGCAAAAGAGGTACCTGCAAAAGGTGTACCTGCAAAAGATGTAGCTGTAGAAGATGTAGCTGCAAAAG ATGTAGCTGCAAAAGGTGTACCTGCAAAAGATGTAGCTGTAGAAGATGTAGCTGCAAAAGATGTACCTGCAAAAGGTGTACCTGCAAAAGATGTAGCTTCAAAAGATGTAGCTGCAAAAGTTGTAGCTGCAAAAGATGTAGCTGCAAAAGATGTACCTGCAAAAGATGTACCTGCAAAAGATGTACCTGTAAAAGATGTACCTGCAAAAGATGTGGCTGCAAAAGATGTACCTGTAATAGATGTAGCTGCAAAAGATGTACCCGTAAAAGATGTAGCTGCAAAAGATGTACCCGTAAAAGATGTAGCTGCAAAAGGTGTACCTGCAAAAGATGTAGCTGCAAAAGATGTACCTGCAAAAGATGTACCTGCAAAAGATGTACCTGTAAAAGATGTGGCTGCAAAAGATGTACCTGCAAAAGATGTAGCTGTAAAAGATGTAGCTGCAAAAGGTGTACCTGCAAAAGATGTAGCTGTAGAAAATGTAGCTGCAAAAGATGTAGCTGCAAAAGATGTACCTGTAAAAGATGTACCTGCAAAAGATGTACCTGCAAAAGATGTACCTGTAAAAGATGTAGCTGCAAAAGATGTACCTGTAATAGATGTACCTGTAATAGATGTAGCTGCAAAAGATGTACCTGCAAAAGATGTACCTGTAATAGATGTAGCTGCAAAAGATGTACCCGTAAAAGATGTAGCTGTAAAAGATGTACCTGCAAAAGATGTGGCTGCAAAAGATGTACCTGTAAAAGATGTACCTGCAAAAGATGTGGCTGCAAAAGATGTGGCTGCAAAAGATGTACCTGCAAAAGATGTAGCTGCAAAAGATGTAGCTGCAAAAGATGTAGCTGCAAAAGATGTACCTGCAAAAGATGTACCTGTAATAGATGTACCTGTAAAAGATGTACCTGTAAAAGATGTAGCTGCAAAAGATTTACCTGCAAAAGATGTGGCTGCAAAAGATGTGGCTGCAAAAGATGTAGCTGTAAAAGATGTACCTGCAAAAGATGTAGCTGCAAAAGATGTACCTGTAAAAGATGTACCTGCAAAAGATGCCCCTACAAATGATGCACTTGACTTCCAAG ttttggCAGAAGATATCGACAATGCTTCTttcaaatgtaaagaatattttgaacATAATCCTATGACGTTTTATGATATTGAATCGGGAATGGCAAAATACCGGGCACCACAACCAACTCCAGTTCACAATTAA
- the LOC115220321 gene encoding neurofilament medium polypeptide isoform X29 — MSGIEKVAPLLLRGSKQMRFPIRVFCDKISSESVTKDVPTKDVPIKDVPTKDVPTKDVPTKDVPAKDLAAKDVPAKDLAAKDLAAKDVAAKDVATKDVPAKDVPVKDVPAKEVPAKDVATKDVPVKDVAAKDVAAKDVPAKDVPAKEVPTKDVAAKEVPAKGVPAKDVAVEDVAAKDVAAKGVPAKDVAVEDVAAKDVPAKDVAAKDVPAKDVPAKDVPVKDVPAKDVAAKDVPVIDVAAKDVPVKDVAAKDVPVKDVAAKGVPAKDVAAKDVPAKDVPAKDVPVKDVAAKDVPAKDVAVKDVAAKGVPAKDVAVENVAAKDVAAKDVPVKDVPAKDVPAKDVPVKDVAAKDVPVIDVPVIDVAAKDVPAKDVPVIDVAAKDVPVKDVAVKDVPAKDVAAKDVPVKDVPAKDVAAKDVAAKDVPAKDVAAKDVAAKDVAAKDVPAKDVPVIDVPVKDVPVKDVAAKDLPAKDVAAKDVAAKDVAVKDVPAKDVAAKDVPVKDVPAKDAPTNDALDFQVLAEDIDNASFKCKEYFEHNPMTFYDIESGMAKYRAPQPTPVHN; from the exons ATGTCTGGGATTGAAAAAGTCGCTCCTTTACTGTTAAGGGGATCAAAGCAAATGAGATTTCCGATACgg gTATTTTGTGATAAGATTTCTTCTGAAAGTGTTACAAAAGATGTACCTACAAAAGATGTACCTATAAAAGATGTACCTACAAAAGATGTACCTACAAAAGATGTACCTACAAAAGATGTACCTGCAAAAGATTTAGCTGCAAAAGATGTACCTGCAAAAGATTTAGCTGCAAAAGATTTAGCTGCAAAAGATGTAGCTGCAAAAGATGTAGCTACAAAAGATGTACCTGCAAAAGATGTACCTGTAAAAGATGTACCTGCAAAAGAGGTACCTGCAAAAGATGTAGCTACAAAAGATGTACCTGTAAAAGATGTAGCTGCAAAAGATGTAGCTGCAAAAGAT GTACCTGCAAAAGATGTACCTGCAAAAGAGGTACCTACAAAAGATGTAGCTGCAAAAGAGGTACCTGCAAAAGGTGTACCTGCAAAAGATGTAGCTGTAGAAGATGTAGCTGCAAAAG ATGTAGCTGCAAAAGGTGTACCTGCAAAAGATGTAGCTGTAGAAGATGTAGCTGCAAAAGATGTACCTGCAAAAG ATGTAGCTGCAAAAGATGTACCTGCAAAAGATGTACCTGCAAAAGATGTACCTGTAAAAGATGTACCTGCAAAAGATGTGGCTGCAAAAGATGTACCTGTAATAGATGTAGCTGCAAAAGATGTACCCGTAAAAGATGTAGCTGCAAAAGATGTACCCGTAAAAGATGTAGCTGCAAAAGGTGTACCTGCAAAAGATGTAGCTGCAAAAGATGTACCTGCAAAAGATGTACCTGCAAAAGATGTACCTGTAAAAGATGTGGCTGCAAAAGATGTACCTGCAAAAGATGTAGCTGTAAAAGATGTAGCTGCAAAAGGTGTACCTGCAAAAGATGTAGCTGTAGAAAATGTAGCTGCAAAAGATGTAGCTGCAAAAGATGTACCTGTAAAAGATGTACCTGCAAAAGATGTACCTGCAAAAGATGTACCTGTAAAAGATGTAGCTGCAAAAGATGTACCTGTAATAGATGTACCTGTAATAGATGTAGCTGCAAAAGATGTACCTGCAAAAGATGTACCTGTAATAGATGTAGCTGCAAAAGATGTACCCGTAAAAGATGTAGCTGTAAAAGATGTACCTGCAAAAGATGTGGCTGCAAAAGATGTACCTGTAAAAGATGTACCTGCAAAAGATGTGGCTGCAAAAGATGTGGCTGCAAAAGATGTACCTGCAAAAGATGTAGCTGCAAAAGATGTAGCTGCAAAAGATGTAGCTGCAAAAGATGTACCTGCAAAAGATGTACCTGTAATAGATGTACCTGTAAAAGATGTACCTGTAAAAGATGTAGCTGCAAAAGATTTACCTGCAAAAGATGTGGCTGCAAAAGATGTGGCTGCAAAAGATGTAGCTGTAAAAGATGTACCTGCAAAAGATGTAGCTGCAAAAGATGTACCTGTAAAAGATGTACCTGCAAAAGATGCCCCTACAAATGATGCACTTGACTTCCAAG ttttggCAGAAGATATCGACAATGCTTCTttcaaatgtaaagaatattttgaacATAATCCTATGACGTTTTATGATATTGAATCGGGAATGGCAAAATACCGGGCACCACAACCAACTCCAGTTCACAATTAA
- the LOC115220321 gene encoding nucleolar protein dao-5 isoform X13: MSGIEKVAPLLLRGSKQMRFPIRVFCDKISSESVTKDVPTKDVPIKDVPTKDVPTKDVPTKDVPAKDLAAKDVPAKDLAAKDLAAKDVAAKDVATKDVPAKDVPVKDVPAKEVPAKDVATKDVPVKDVAAKDVAAKDVPVKDVPAKDVPAKEVPTKDVAAKEVPAKGVPAKDVAVEDVAAKGVATKDVPAKDVASKDVAAKVVAAKDVPAKDVAAKDVPVKDVAAKDVAAKDVAAKDVPAKDVPAKDVAAKDVPAKDVAAKDVPAKDVAAKDVPVIDVAAKDVPVKDVAAKGVPAKDVAVEDVAAKDVPAKDVPVKDVPAKDVAAKDVPVIDVAAKDVPVKDVAAKDVPVKDVAAKGVPAKDVAAKDVPAKDVPAKDVPVKDVAAKDVPAKDVAVKDVAAKGVPAKDVAVENVAAKDVAAKDVPVKDVPAKDVPAKDVPVKDVAAKDVPVIDVPVIDVAAKDVPAKDVPVIDVAAKDVPVKDVAVKDVPAKDVAAKDVPVKDVPAKDVAAKDVAAKDVPAKDVAAKDVAAKDVAAKDVPAKDVPVIDVPVKDVPVKDVAAKDLPAKDVAAKDVAAKDVAVKDVPAKDVAAKDVPVKDVPAKDAPTNDALDFQVLAEDIDNASFKCKEYFEHNPMTFYDIESGMAKYRAPQPTPVHN, from the exons ATGTCTGGGATTGAAAAAGTCGCTCCTTTACTGTTAAGGGGATCAAAGCAAATGAGATTTCCGATACgg gTATTTTGTGATAAGATTTCTTCTGAAAGTGTTACAAAAGATGTACCTACAAAAGATGTACCTATAAAAGATGTACCTACAAAAGATGTACCTACAAAAGATGTACCTACAAAAGATGTACCTGCAAAAGATTTAGCTGCAAAAGATGTACCTGCAAAAGATTTAGCTGCAAAAGATTTAGCTGCAAAAGATGTAGCTGCAAAAGATGTAGCTACAAAAGATGTACCTGCAAAAGATGTACCTGTAAAAGATGTACCTGCAAAAGAGGTACCTGCAAAAGATGTAGCTACAAAAGATGTACCTGTAAAAGATGTAGCTGCAAAAGATGTAGCTGCAAAAGATGTACCTGTAAAAGAT GTACCTGCAAAAGATGTACCTGCAAAAGAGGTACCTACAAAAGATGTAGCTGCAAAAGAGGTACCTGCAAAAGGTGTACCTGCAAAAGATGTAGCTGTAGAAGATGTAGCTGCAAAAGGTGTAGCTACAAAAGATGTACCTGCAAAAGATGTAGCTTCAAAAGATGTAGCTGCAAAAGTTGTAGCTGCAAAAGATGTACCTGCAAAAGATGTAGCTGCAAAAGATGTACCTGTAAAAGATGTAGCTGCAAAAGATGTGGCTGCAAAAGATGTGGCTGCAAAAGATGTACCTGCAAAAGATGTACCTGCAAAAGATGTAGCTGCAAAAGATGTACCTGCAAAAGATGTGGCTGCAAAAGATGTACCTGCAAAAGATGTAGCTGCAAAAGATGTACCTGTAATAGATGTAGCTGCAAAAGATGTACCCGTAAAAGATGTAGCTGCAAAAGGTGTACCTGCAAAAGATGTAGCTGTAGAAGATGTAGCTGCAAAAG ATGTACCTGCAAAAGATGTACCTGTAAAAGATGTACCTGCAAAAGATGTGGCTGCAAAAGATGTACCTGTAATAGATGTAGCTGCAAAAGATGTACCCGTAAAAGATGTAGCTGCAAAAGATGTACCCGTAAAAGATGTAGCTGCAAAAGGTGTACCTGCAAAAGATGTAGCTGCAAAAGATGTACCTGCAAAAGATGTACCTGCAAAAGATGTACCTGTAAAAGATGTGGCTGCAAAAGATGTACCTGCAAAAGATGTAGCTGTAAAAGATGTAGCTGCAAAAGGTGTACCTGCAAAAGATGTAGCTGTAGAAAATGTAGCTGCAAAAGATGTAGCTGCAAAAGATGTACCTGTAAAAGATGTACCTGCAAAAGATGTACCTGCAAAAGATGTACCTGTAAAAGATGTAGCTGCAAAAGATGTACCTGTAATAGATGTACCTGTAATAGATGTAGCTGCAAAAGATGTACCTGCAAAAGATGTACCTGTAATAGATGTAGCTGCAAAAGATGTACCCGTAAAAGATGTAGCTGTAAAAGATGTACCTGCAAAAGATGTGGCTGCAAAAGATGTACCTGTAAAAGATGTACCTGCAAAAGATGTGGCTGCAAAAGATGTGGCTGCAAAAGATGTACCTGCAAAAGATGTAGCTGCAAAAGATGTAGCTGCAAAAGATGTAGCTGCAAAAGATGTACCTGCAAAAGATGTACCTGTAATAGATGTACCTGTAAAAGATGTACCTGTAAAAGATGTAGCTGCAAAAGATTTACCTGCAAAAGATGTGGCTGCAAAAGATGTGGCTGCAAAAGATGTAGCTGTAAAAGATGTACCTGCAAAAGATGTAGCTGCAAAAGATGTACCTGTAAAAGATGTACCTGCAAAAGATGCCCCTACAAATGATGCACTTGACTTCCAAG ttttggCAGAAGATATCGACAATGCTTCTttcaaatgtaaagaatattttgaacATAATCCTATGACGTTTTATGATATTGAATCGGGAATGGCAAAATACCGGGCACCACAACCAACTCCAGTTCACAATTAA